The Periplaneta americana isolate PAMFEO1 chromosome 9, P.americana_PAMFEO1_priV1, whole genome shotgun sequence genome contains a region encoding:
- the LOC138705641 gene encoding uncharacterized protein: MHSFVVFLLALGLVSASSDANIRKLMVYGAPALGMDSLSIDALLPHLGLGLGLGLRAPSLYSPPPSLNHPNPLSALSLAPHMHPAPLNLRDIYNTPVIVVAKARADSDALSAYVVEHGLSSLAENPHTQELHELLRAGSEKSAMVIPPSALRNIQAINILNDLPVEKVAIPAGIRGSKLIRIINSHVPLVLIHEKEDATNIGAENLIRIGSLEVSESRISAPLSE; encoded by the exons ATGCACAGTTTCGTAGTATTCCTCTTGGCTTTGGGTCTGGTTTCGGCCAGTTCAGACGCCAATATCAGGAAACTCATGGTATATG GTGCTCCTGCCTTAGGTATGGATTCCTTATCAATTGACGCACTTCTCCCACATTTGGGATTGGGATTGGGACTGGGACTGAGAGCCCCTTCCCTTTACAGCCCTCCACCCTCACTAAACCACCCAAATCCTCTTAGTGCCCTTTCCCTTGCACCTCACATGCATCCGGCTCCCTTAAACCTCCGCGACATATACAACACGCCAGTTATTGTAGTAGCGAAGGCAAGGGCAGATAGCGATGCCCTGAGCGCTTACGTGGTAGAACACGGTCTGTCCTCCCTGGCTGAGAACCCTCACACCCAGGAGCTGCACGAGCTTCTGCGAGCCGGTTCAGAGAAGTCAGCCATGGTCATCCCTCCCTCTGCGCTCCGCAACATCCAGGCCATCAACATCCTGAATGATCTGCCAGTAGAGAAGGTAGCCATTCCCGCTGGTATCAGGGGCAGCAAATTGATCCGCATCATCAACTCCCACGTGCCTCTTGTCCTCATCCACGAGAAAGAGGACGCCACCAATATTGGTGCAGAGAATCTCATCAGAATAGGAAGTCTGGAAGTTTCAGAAAGTAGAATCTCCGCACCACTCAGTGAATAA